Within Eschrichtius robustus isolate mEscRob2 chromosome X, mEscRob2.pri, whole genome shotgun sequence, the genomic segment CCCTGGGCCTCGCCTACGATGGGATGCTGAGTGACGGGCCGAGCATGCCCAAGCCCGGCCTCCTGGTGTTGCTCCTGGGCCTGATCCTCCTGGAGGACGACTTTGTTGCCCTTGAGGAGGAGGTGTGGGGAGCACCTAGCAAGGTGGGTGTGTGTGCCGGGAGGGAGCACTACATCTATGGGGAGCCCAGGGAGCTCCTCACCAAAGTGTGGGTGCAGGAGGGCTACCTGGAGTACCGGCAGGTGCCCCACTGTGACCCCGCCCGCTACGAGTTCCTGTGGGGTCCCCGGGCCCATGCGGAGACCAGCAAGTGGCAGGTCCTGGAGCATCTGCCCAGTGTCAATACCTTGGATCCCAGGTCCTTCCCATCCCTGTGTGCAGAGGCTGTGAGCGATGAGGAAGAGGGGGCCTGAGCCAGAGCAGCAGCCAGGCTCCTTCCAGGCCCACGTCCAGCAGCTTCTCCCgt encodes:
- the LOC137757475 gene encoding melanoma-associated antigen 9-like, yielding MSELRQPEADLQAPVQAQGPVEAQLFGAAGEEAASPSSSSSPVASSFSAYAESLTQEALTVLMADLVGFLLPKYRTKETTTEAEMLTILSDYQDHFPVVFSRASAHSQLVLGLDVKEVDPSNHSYVLVPTLGLAYDGMLSDGPSMPKPGLLVLLLGLILLEDDFVALEEEVWGAPSKVGVCAGREHYIYGEPRELLTKVWVQEGYLEYRQVPHCDPARYEFLWGPRAHAETSKWQVLEHLPSVNTLDPRSFPSLCAEAVSDEEEGA